Proteins encoded by one window of Manis pentadactyla isolate mManPen7 chromosome X, mManPen7.hap1, whole genome shotgun sequence:
- the LOC118936040 gene encoding LOW QUALITY PROTEIN: protein ARMCX6-like (The sequence of the model RefSeq protein was modified relative to this genomic sequence to represent the inferred CDS: inserted 1 base in 1 codon) produces MGRAREVGWMAAGLMIGAGACYCVYKLTIGRDDSDKLEEEEEEGEDDQELDEEEPEIWFDFTTMSQPWSEDGDWTEPGAPDGTEDRPTGGGKANRPRSIKQRPFPYEHKNTWSAQNFKNVTCVLDLSKCPFIQGKILFAQRKDAGFSFIHDVSSHWASLSIGNCIPSPHPAVKEKALHTLDNLNAGAENQGQIKMYISEVCRETVSHCCNSFLQQAGLNLLMSMTVINNMLAKSVADLEFPLTPEGRGCAEVQGFKPLTGLSEKPVLAGELLGAQMLLSFMSLFIXNGNRQVLPGTMAS; encoded by the exons ATGGGCAGGGCTCGGGAAGTGGGTTGGATGGCAGCAGGACTGATGATTGGGGCTGGTGCCTGCTACTGTGTTTACAAACTAACCATAGGCAGAGATGACAGTGACaagttggaggaggaggaagaggaaggggaagaTGACCAAGAGTTGGATGAGGAGGAGCCCGAGATTTGGTTTGATTTCACAACTATGTCTCAGCCCTGGAGTGAGGATGGGGACTGGACTGAACCTGGGGCCCCTGATGGCACGGAGGACAGACCCACAGGTGGGGGAAAGGCCAACCGACCACGCTCAATAAAACAGCGCCCATTCCCCTATGAACATAAAAACACTTGGAGTgctcaaaactttaaaaatgtcacTTGTGTTCTTGACCTCTCCAAGTGTCCTTTCATTCAGGGTAAAATATTGTTTGCTCAGCGCAAAGACGCTGGCTTTTCATTTATCCACGATGTCAGCAGTCATTGGGCCAGCCTCTCCATTGGGAACTGCATCCCCAGTCCCCACCCCGCTGTCAAGGAGAAGGCTTTGCATACCCTGGATAACTTGAACGCGGGGGCTGAAAATCAGGGCCAGATTAAGATGTACATCAGTGAAGTGTGTCGGGAGACTGTGTCACATTGCTGCAACTCATTTCTGCAGCAGGCCGGATTAAATTTGCTAATGAGCATGACAGTTATTAATAACATGCTTGCCAAGTCCGTTGCAGACTTGGAGTTTCCTTTGACACCAGAGGGAAGAGGATGCGCTGAGGTTCAGGGTTTCAAACCATTGACGGGTTTGTCTGAAAAGCCAGTCTTGGCAGGGGAATTGCTGGGTGCCCAAATGCTGCTGTCATTCATGTCCCTCTTTA AGAATGGAAACAGACAGGTTCTGCCGGGCACCATGGCCTCTTAA
- the ARMCX3 gene encoding armadillo repeat-containing X-linked protein 3 gives MGSARKVGWVTAGLVIGAGACYCIYRLTRGRKQNKEKMAEGGPGDVDDAGDCPGARYNDWSDDDDDSSDNKGIVWYPPWARIGTEAGTRARARARARATRARRAVQKRASPNSDDTILSPQELQKVLCLVEMSEKPYILEAALIALGNNAAYAFNRDIIRDLGGLPIVAKILNTRDPIVKEKALIVLNNLSVNAENQRRLKIYMNQVCDDTVTSRLNSSVQLAGLRLLTNMTVTNEYQHMLANSISDFFRLFSAGNEETKFQVLKLLLNLAENPAMTRELLRAQVPSSLGSLFNKKENKEVILKLLVMFENVNDNFKWEENEPTQNEFSEGSLFFFLKEFQVCADKILGLESHHDFLVKVKVGKFMAKLAEHMFPKSQE, from the coding sequence ATGGGCTCCGCCAGGAAAGTAGGCTGGGTGACTGCGGGACTGGTGATTGGGGCTGGCGCCTGCTATTGCATTTATAGGCTGACTCggggaagaaaacagaacaagGAGAAAATGGCTGAGGGTGGGCCTGGGGATGTGGACGATGCTGGGGACTGTCCTGGGGCCAGGTACAATGACTGGTCTGATGATGATGACGACAGCAGTGACAACAAGGGTATAGTGTGGTACCCTCCTTGGGCCCGGATTGGGACTGAGGCCGGGACCAGAGCTAGGGCCAGGGCAAGGGCCAGGGCCACCCGGGCTCGTCGGGCTGTCCAGAAACGGGCTTCACCCAATTCGGATGATACTATTTTGTCCCCTCAAGAGCTGCAAAAAGTTCTTTGCTTGGTCGAGATGTCTGAAAAGCCTTATATTCTTGAAGCGGCTTTAATTGCTCTGGGTAACAATGCTGCTTATGCATTTAACAGAGATATTATTCGGGATCTGGGTGGTCTCCCAATTGTTGCAAAGATTCTCAATACTCGGGATCCCATAGTTAAGGAAAAGGCTTTAATTGTCCTGAATAACTTGAGTGTGAATGCTGAAAATCAGCGCAGGCTTAAGATATACATGAATCAAGTGTGTGATGACACAGTCACTTCTCGCTTGAACTCATCTGTGCAGCTGGCTGGACTAAGATTGCTTACGAATATGACTGTTACTAATGAGTATCAGCATATGCTTGCTAATTCCATTTCTGACTTTTTTCGTTTATTTTCAGCgggaaatgaagaaaccaaatttCAGGTTTTGAAACTCCTTTTGAATTTGGCTGAAAATCCAGCCATGACTAGGGAACTGCTTAGGGCCCAAGTACCATCTTCACTGGGCTCCCTCTTTAATAAGAAGGAGAACAAAGAGGTTATTCTTAAACTTCTGGTCATGTTTGAGAACGTAAATGACAATTTTAAATGGGAAGAAAATGAACCTACCCAGAATGAATTCAGTGAaggttcactttttttctttttaaaagaatttcaagTGTGTGCTGATAAGATTCTGGGGCTAGAAAGTCACCATGACTTCTTGGTGAAAGTAAAAGTTGGAAAATTCATGGCCAAACTGGCTGAGCATATGTTTCCAAAGAGCCAGGAATAA